The uncultured Methanomethylovorans sp. genome contains a region encoding:
- a CDS encoding GAF domain-containing sensor histidine kinase — protein sequence MTERQITSSHPPIARENYSIKTYIQESLLSISSSFATCENTDESIKQCLAIIGELCEASRSSVFQFIEHGTLISNTHEWCRERVKSKTPMLQCAPLSSFPWWMEQLMKRNIIRINDISTLPPEASAEKKTFESLGISSILSSPIFIKKELIGFVSIENDAGLYSWQQSDMSFMRVVADIMGFVLERQAADVCLKEYSNEVLLYKGELRSLEQMKDEFLSNVSHELKTPLISIKGYTELLHDHVLGYLNAQQEKAVVTILHNSSRLEHLINSLLYISSVHLGDPKYKFSLANIENLLNRAIESAVSHTRKQGVEIITDIQPDMPDIYVDETKISGVFSRLIENGLKFTPSSGTVSLRAFADNEELHVSIADTGVGIPTEYLEQLCELFFQVDGSEARKYGGIGAGLYICKQVVIAHKGIMWAESEEGKGSVFHVILPFQYEV from the coding sequence TTGACTGAGAGGCAAATCACATCTTCACATCCGCCTATAGCGAGAGAAAATTATTCAATAAAAACGTATATCCAAGAATCATTGTTATCAATATCCTCTAGTTTTGCAACTTGTGAGAATACTGACGAATCCATCAAACAATGCCTTGCCATTATAGGTGAACTTTGTGAGGCAAGTAGAAGTTCTGTTTTTCAGTTCATTGAACATGGTACTCTCATTTCAAATACTCACGAATGGTGCAGGGAAAGAGTAAAATCAAAAACACCAATGTTGCAATGTGCACCTTTATCCAGTTTTCCATGGTGGATGGAACAGCTTATGAAAAGGAACATTATCAGAATAAATGATATTTCTACTCTTCCTCCTGAAGCCTCTGCAGAAAAGAAAACGTTTGAATCTCTTGGAATAAGCTCTATTCTTTCTTCCCCGATCTTCATTAAAAAGGAATTAATTGGATTTGTAAGCATAGAGAATGATGCAGGATTATATTCCTGGCAGCAGAGTGACATGTCATTCATGCGCGTGGTAGCCGATATTATGGGTTTTGTACTTGAACGTCAAGCTGCAGACGTATGTTTAAAGGAATATTCAAATGAAGTGCTATTATACAAAGGAGAACTACGTTCCTTGGAGCAAATGAAGGATGAGTTTCTTTCCAACGTCAGCCATGAACTCAAAACCCCTCTTATCTCTATTAAAGGATATACGGAATTATTACATGACCATGTACTGGGGTACCTCAATGCTCAGCAGGAAAAGGCTGTAGTTACGATCTTGCATAACTCTTCCAGACTCGAACACTTAATTAATTCTTTGCTATACATTAGTTCAGTTCATTTAGGTGATCCAAAATATAAATTTAGCTTAGCAAACATTGAAAATCTGCTTAACAGAGCTATTGAGTCAGCTGTATCGCACACAAGAAAACAAGGCGTTGAGATAATTACTGATATACAGCCTGATATGCCTGATATATACGTCGACGAGACAAAAATTTCCGGTGTATTTTCCCGTTTGATCGAGAATGGACTTAAGTTCACACCTTCTTCTGGAACTGTAAGTCTCAGGGCCTTTGCAGATAATGAGGAACTGCATGTATCAATTGCGGATACCGGTGTAGGTATTCCAACAGAGTACCTTGAGCAGTTATGCGAACTTTTTTTTCAGGTAGATGGTTCTGAGGCACGTAAATATGGAGGTATCGGTGCTGGCCTGTATATATGTAAACAAGTGGTTATAGCGCACAAGGGCATCATGTGGGCTGAAAGTGAAGAAGGTAAAGGTTCGGTCTTTCACGTAATCCTTCCTTTTCAATATGAGGTTTGA